The genomic stretch TAGACTGACGTCAACTACTTTACCAAACCAAAGTTGATCGACAAACAGCGCAAGGAAGTGTTGTAACAGTCCGACATCTCGACGACGGAGATCTATTCGCCCGCGAAACAGGAAGTCCTCGCCACGGCCGTCAACGCGCTGGAGTTCGACGACACCGAGCAACCAGGGGGAATGCCTGCCAAGAAGTTATTTACAGTTTCGAGCGGTTGCACTTCTGGTTGCAGTGGGCAAAAAGAAGGGGTTACAAACGCCTAGGTGCTTGTAACCCCTAAGAAAGTCTGGCGGAAGTGGATGGGAATCGAACCAAGAATCTGAGAAAACCGTAAAGCGACGTAGTTCCGGCACCTTACCGAACCCCTTGATTTCACGTGTTGTTGTTATTCTGGTGTGACCTACGTCTCGATACGGCAAAGTACGTCTTAAGCGCTGTTTTGGTTGCACTGCAACCACGTTTTGGATCACCTCAGGCGTCAACTAGATGGGTTTTGTTCCCCACCACGCAGGGCAGGGTACGCCGCTGATTGCAGCGCGCCTTTTTGCTGGCTGTCAGCCCTCCTCGGCCGGGCTATCGTCGTCGTCACCTTCGTTCTCGTCGCCTTCGTCATCCTTGTCTTCGTCGTTGTCGTCGTCGCACTTCAATAGCTCCTCTTCATCGTCGGAGATCTTGAAGTAGGTTTCCACCGCTTCCTTCTCAATTCGGTCGGCGTAGCGCTGAATCCACGTCAACCATCGGCGCGCGCCGGTCCCCTCGCGGACATCCCAAAGCGAAGGCGCAATGATTAATCCTCCGATCTATCCAGTCTCGGTTTTTGGCGGAACTTGCGATAGTCGAGGCCGTATTTATTTACCTTGTATTGGATGATGCGTTTGGTGGTACCTAAAAGATAGGCTGCGCGAGTCTGGCTGCCCTCGGCGTCTTTCAGCGCATCAACGATCAACTCCATTTCGTAAGCGGCGACCAGTTGCTCGAACTTGCCGCGCCGCTTGGTGCGCCCTTCGACGGCCTTCATTTGCAGCGATGGCGGCAGTAGATGACCGTGAATGACACCGTCGGTCGACATCAGCACCGCGCGTTCGATGACGTTCTCCAGTTCGCGCACGTTGCCCGGCCAATGATAAGCCATCAGCATATCGATTGCCGGCGTGTCGATGCGGTTGACCTCCTTGCCCAATTCCTCAGCGTATAGTTTGGTGAAGCGATCAGCGAGCATCATCACGTCGGCCCCGCGCTCATGCAGCGGCGGCACGTGAATCGGGAAGACGTGCAAACGGTAGAACAGGTCGGTGCGGAACTTGCCCGCCGCAACTTCTTGTTCCAGATCCCGGTTGGTTGCGGAAATCAGACGCGTGTTCACTTTGATCGTTCGCTGCCCGCCGACGCGTTCGAACTCCCGCTCCTGCAGGACACGCAACAGCTTGACCTGCGACTGCGCTGGCAGTTCGCCGACCTCGTCGAGAAAGATCGTGCCGCCGTCCGCCGACTCGAAGCGGCCGATGCGCGTTTGCGTCGCGCCCGTGAACGCGCCTTTTTCGTGGCCGAATAGTTCACTCTCGATCAGGTTTTCGGGAATCGCGCCGCAGTTGACCTTAACGAACGGCTGGTCACGCCGCGGGCTGCTCAGGTGAATCGCCCGCGCGACGAGGCCCTTCCCGACGCCTGTTTCGCCAGTAAGGAGCACGGTCGTCTTACTGTCGGCAACCTGCGCGACCAGCGCGCGCACCTGGCGAATCGCCGGCGACGCGCCGTAGATCAACCCTGACGCGCCCGACAACCCCGCGCCCTCGCGCAGCCAGCGGTTTTCTTCGGCCACGCGACGGCTTTCAACGCGCGAGGCGATCAGCTCGACCACGCTTTCCAGAAATCGGATCTCATCGGCGAGTTCCGTTTCGTCGGTCGCTACGCGATCGACCGACAGCGAGCCGACGACTTCCTTGCCGTACTTGATCGGCACACAGAGAAACGCGAGGTCGGCACGATTTAGCTGGCGCCGCGAGCCGGAGCGGTCGAGAAACAGCGGTTCGCGGTCAAGTCGCGGCACGGCGATGGGCTTACCGTATTTTACGACGCGGCCGGTGATCCCCTCACCGAGGCGCAGTACGACGGGATCTTGGCGCTCGTCCTCCATGCCGACGCGCGCCAGCGTATGAATCTCCTGCAAGTCGCGGCGCAGAATCGCGACGGCGCCACGCTTCATACCGAGCTGTTCGGCGAGTATGTGCAGGGTGTCGTGCAACACGGTTTCAACCTCGCCGGGTTTGGCCAGCACCGTAGCGATGGCGTGCAGCGTGCGGAGTTGCGCCAGGGTGAAGGATTGGTTTTCCATTTTGATAATTTGGCACAAATTTGTATCAAATACAATAAAAGAAACAAATATGTGTCGACCTATTACTCTGCTTCCGCACTGAAAATACGTAACTTGCTTACTTTTCAATGGGTTGAAAGCCCCGGATGCCTCTGGCACGAAACTTGATTTACTCAGCGCGGCACAATACTGAAGGCGCACCCACTCGCGAGGAAGCGGTGCGCCGTCGTCAACCCACTCTTTTTTAGGGAGAATTACACGATGAAAAGAACCGCCATCCCGTTGATTATATTGGCCGCGATTGGACTGTTCGCGGCGTTTGTACCGCTGGCCGGTCCCTCGGTGAGCGGCGGCCCGATCAATTCGGGTGACGTGGCCTGGATGTTGTGCTCCAGCGCCCTCGTGTTGTTGATGACTCCCGGCCTGTCCTTTTTTTATGGCGGAATGGTGCGGCCAAAGAACGTCATTTCGACAATGCTGCAGAGCTTCATTTCCATGGGATTGATCAGCATTGTCTGGTTTGTGGTGGGGTTCAGTCTCGCGTATGGCGACAGCATCGGCGGCGTGATCGGCAATCCGTTCACCTTTTTCATGTTCCGTCAGGTCGGCGGCGCCACCCATCCGACGCTTTCGCCGACTATACCGCTCGTGCTTTTCGCGTTCTTCCAACTCAAATTCGCTATCATTACGCCGGCGTTGATCACCGGCTCGTTTGCTGAACGCGTGCGATTCAATAGTTACATGTTGTACCTGGTTTTGTGGGCGCTGGTTATTTATAGCCCGTTAGCGCATTGGACTTGGCACCCCGACGGCTTCCTGCGCAAGATGGGCGTGCTCGATTTTGCCGGCGGCACTGTCGTGCACATGTCGGCTGGATTCGCCGCGCTGGCCGGCGCAATCATGCTGGGGAGCCGCAACGGCAGCGGGAAAAAGCACGCGCCGATGCTGCCGGCCAATATTCCGTTCGTTATCCTCGGCGCGGCGATGTTGTGGTTCGGTTGGTTCGGCTTCAATGCCGGTTCGGCGCTGGCGGCCAACGAAACGGCGGCCATGGCCTTTGCCACGACAAATACGGCATCCGCTTCGGCGGCACTGGCCTGGATTTTCTTCGATGTGGCGCGCGGGCGGAAACCGACGGCGATCGGCACGAGCATCGGCGCGGTGGTCGGTCTGGTCGCGATTACCCCGGGCGCGGGCTATGTTTCGATCGGGGTGAGCGTTTTCATCGGTGCCGTCGCCGCGATAATCAGCAACACATTGGTGGCCCTGAAAACGTGGACCGAGATCGACGACACGCTGGACGTATTCCCCTGTCACGGCGTGGGCGGCACGGTCGGCATGCTGTTGACGGCGGTGTTCGCCAAGGACGTGGGTCTTGTATATGGTCATCTGACGACATTTTTGCACCACTTGCTGGCATTGCTGATCGTGACAGTCTTCGCCTTCGGCGGTTCGTATCTGTTGTATCTTATAACCGACCTGATCATCCCCTTGCGTGTGACGCGTGAGCAGGAATTGGTCGGCCTTGATATCAGTCAGCACGGCGAATCGCTCACGTTGCTGCGCGCCGGCGTCGAATCCCATTGAAAACCCGAGGAGTTGGCGATGAAGAAGATTGAGGCCTTTCTTCGCGAAGAGTCCCTGCAAGACGTTAAAGACGCACTGCGCGCCATCGGCATCGTCGGGATGAATGTCCATCAGGTACACGGGCATGGGCGCCAGGGCGGCATCACACTGGCTTGGCGCGGCTCATCTTACCAGATGGACCTCTTGCCGAAGATGCAGCTCAATATTTTCTTGAGCGAACACAACGTCGAGCGAACGATTCAGACCATTATCCAGGCCGCACGCACCGACTCGGAAGGCGAGGAGGGCGACGGGGTCATCTTTGTCTTGCCTGCCGACGACGTGATTCGCATCAGCACGGGCGAGCGCGGACGCGATGCGCTGCAATACCGCGGCGATATCGACGATCCATCCGGCCGCAAAAAAGAAGGATAAAAAGCGGTCCATACCCGATCGAGCCATTCCAATCGGAGATCAAGGCGCGGTCGGCAAAATCACGGCGCTACACTGGTCCGACATCGGCTTCGTCGGAAACGAGATCCTCGTTAGCCGGGCGCAATATCAGGGTGTCGAGAGCACAATGCTTGTCGGACCTCGACCTGAAGAAGGCGTGGGATAACGTTTTGGCCAGGGCTGAAACGGCCCGCCGGACATTCCACGAAGCGCGACACAGCTTCGCCTCGATGTTTCTGAACGACGGCAGACAGTCTCAGTATCTGCTCAAGGAACTGCTGGGGCAGAGCGACATTTCGACGACGGAGATCTATTCGCACGCGAAACAGGAAGCGCTCGCCGCGGCCGTCAACGCGCTGGAGTTCGACGACACCGAGCAACCAGGGGGAATGCCTGCCATGAAGTTATTTACATGGTCGAGTGGTTGCACTTCTGGTTGCAGTGGGCAAAAAGAAGGGGTTACAAACGCCTAGGTGCTTGTAACCCCTAAGAAAGTCTGGCGGAAGTGGATGGGAATCGAACCCACCCGAGCCGGGATTAGCGACTCACACCGGGTTTGAAGCCCGGGCGGCACACCAGTTACCGTGCCACTTCCATCACTTTTCGTTTTTAACCGTTGCCGGCGCGGGAATCAAGCGCCCGCGCGGGCCGGCGGCCGACATTTCCGCCGCCTCATCCGGGCAACCCGCCGCCAAGAATGATTATCTTGATGAAAATAATATTTTCGTTTATCCTTAACGCTTACTGGATTTTTTGGTCGGGCAATTTCGATCGGCAAGTCGTCGGGAGATGGTCATGAAACGTTTGATCGCGCTGATTGGTTCGGTGGCCGTGCTTTTATTTATCGGCGCCTCATTAAGTTGCGACGATGATGACGACCCCGGCTCAAGTCCGGGACAGGCTCAGGATGATGACGACAACGATGACAATGACAACGATGACAACGACAACGATGACAACGACAACGATGACAACGACAACGATGACAACGACGACGACAATGATGATGTTTCGCCGGCCGAAGCGTGGGCCGTCGGCGTCGACGGCGTTTACGGGGGAAGCGGCGCGGGACTGTTTCTGCATTACCGGGATGGCGCGTGGACGCTGGACGAATCCGCGCCAGCCACGGTGAATCTCGCCGCGATTTCCTGTTTCGCCGCCGATCGCTGTCTGGCGGTTTCCGATACGCAAGTATTGGGCTACGACGACGCGCAATGGACGATCGATGATACCTTTCCGACCGCGGCCGACCTGACGTTGTGGGATGTGCTTTGCCTGGACGATGACGCCTGGGTCGTCGGCCGTGACGACGACGCATCGCGACCGTTGGCCTGGCGGCGGCAAGCCGGAGTCTGGTTCGCGATCGATACGGCGACCCTGCCCGACGGGTCGTTGCTAAAGATAAAGAAAATCGCCGACCGGATTCTCGCGCTCGGTTATACCTATGACTTGGTGTATTACACCACCACGACTTATCTCCTCGCGTACGACTCCGATTCCGGCGAGTGGCAGGAGGAACACGTCTTCAACCAGGCCGACCGAAGCGATTTCGACTTCGCCGGCGCGGACTGGGGCCTCGCCGTCGGTTCGGCCGCGAATGCGCCGCTGTACTGGGGCATGACGACAATTTACGAGCAAGGCACCTGGACCAACGTTCCGCCGGATGATTATCCCGTCTCTTACGACACTTCCGGTTCGGCGTTTACGGGCGTGACCGCCGTGGCGCCCGGCGAAGCCTGGGTGATCGGCTACTACGGTTCCAAGGTTTTTTTGGAAGGCGCCTATATTTATCATCTGCAAGACGGCGCCTGGACGGACGCCGCCAAGCCCTGGTTGACGGGAATCGTCTTGAATTCCATCGACCGGCGCGACGACACCGGCTGGGCCGTCGGCTATGTAATCGATGAAAACTACTATCCGCGGAAAGGCGCGGCGGCTATCTACCAGAACGGCGACTGGCATTGGCTGGATCTGCCGGACGGACCGAGCAACCACTGGGAACTGGTAGACGTGGCGATCATCCCGTAGCGCATCGCCTCCCCACCGATATCGGCTCGCTATTGGTGGTCAAAATACCGGCGAATACCGCCAGACGGGCGGAGCCTGTTGCGCCCCAGTTTTTTTCAGTTGTCGCTTTGACCGGTCCTGAACCG from Myxococcales bacterium encodes the following:
- a CDS encoding sigma 54-interacting transcriptional regulator — translated: MENQSFTLAQLRTLHAIATVLAKPGEVETVLHDTLHILAEQLGMKRGAVAILRRDLQEIHTLARVGMEDERQDPVVLRLGEGITGRVVKYGKPIAVPRLDREPLFLDRSGSRRQLNRADLAFLCVPIKYGKEVVGSLSVDRVATDETELADEIRFLESVVELIASRVESRRVAEENRWLREGAGLSGASGLIYGASPAIRQVRALVAQVADSKTTVLLTGETGVGKGLVARAIHLSSPRRDQPFVKVNCGAIPENLIESELFGHEKGAFTGATQTRIGRFESADGGTIFLDEVGELPAQSQVKLLRVLQEREFERVGGQRTIKVNTRLISATNRDLEQEVAAGKFRTDLFYRLHVFPIHVPPLHERGADVMMLADRFTKLYAEELGKEVNRIDTPAIDMLMAYHWPGNVRELENVIERAVLMSTDGVIHGHLLPPSLQMKAVEGRTKRRGKFEQLVAAYEMELIVDALKDAEGSQTRAAYLLGTTKRIIQYKVNKYGLDYRKFRQKPRLDRSED
- a CDS encoding ammonium transporter; translation: MKRTAIPLIILAAIGLFAAFVPLAGPSVSGGPINSGDVAWMLCSSALVLLMTPGLSFFYGGMVRPKNVISTMLQSFISMGLISIVWFVVGFSLAYGDSIGGVIGNPFTFFMFRQVGGATHPTLSPTIPLVLFAFFQLKFAIITPALITGSFAERVRFNSYMLYLVLWALVIYSPLAHWTWHPDGFLRKMGVLDFAGGTVVHMSAGFAALAGAIMLGSRNGSGKKHAPMLPANIPFVILGAAMLWFGWFGFNAGSALAANETAAMAFATTNTASASAALAWIFFDVARGRKPTAIGTSIGAVVGLVAITPGAGYVSIGVSVFIGAVAAIISNTLVALKTWTEIDDTLDVFPCHGVGGTVGMLLTAVFAKDVGLVYGHLTTFLHHLLALLIVTVFAFGGSYLLYLITDLIIPLRVTREQELVGLDISQHGESLTLLRAGVESH
- a CDS encoding P-II family nitrogen regulator, whose protein sequence is MKKIEAFLREESLQDVKDALRAIGIVGMNVHQVHGHGRQGGITLAWRGSSYQMDLLPKMQLNIFLSEHNVERTIQTIIQAARTDSEGEEGDGVIFVLPADDVIRISTGERGRDALQYRGDIDDPSGRKKEG
- a CDS encoding tyrosine-type recombinase/integrase translates to MSDLDLKKAWDNVLARAETARRTFHEARHSFASMFLNDGRQSQYLLKELLGQSDISTTEIYSHAKQEALAAAVNALEFDDTEQPGGMPAMKLFTWSSGCTSGCSGQKEGVTNA